Proteins from one uncultured Cohaesibacter sp. genomic window:
- a CDS encoding aldehyde dehydrogenase (NADP(+)), protein MSYTPHGSHLIAGEKVKSEEIFSSAPVSGPAHDFSKGTPDLVAKACEAAEEAFWSYGYSSREERAAFLECIADEIEARAAEITETGNLETGLPTGRLEGERGRTTGQLRMFANHIRDGEYLDRRLTEALPDRQPAPRPDLRLMQRPIGPVAVFGASNFPLAFSVAGGDTAAALAAGCPVVVKGHSAHPGTGEIVGDAIVAAVKKCGIHPGVFSLVQGGGRDVGTTLVQHPLIKAVGFTGSFWGGKALYDLCVARPEPIPFFGELGSVNPMFVLPEAVKAKGEELGKGWAGSLSIGAGQFCTNPGLAIILEEQAEAFGQATVAGLKEVGEQVMLTSSMADTYRKGVAAVASETSVRELLTSMCDMRNATPNLFMVSGADWLSNQTLKEEVFGPMGIIVTAKDEEEMLTIAKSFEGQLTATMLMDDADKPLAGKLLPILERKAGRILANAFPTGVEVCDSMVHGGPFPASTNFGATSVGTMSIRRFLRPVCYQDIPLDVLPQDAKDM, encoded by the coding sequence ATGAGCTATACCCCCCACGGCAGCCATCTGATCGCGGGTGAGAAGGTCAAAAGCGAAGAGATTTTCTCCTCAGCGCCCGTCTCCGGACCAGCACATGATTTTTCAAAAGGCACACCTGACCTTGTAGCAAAGGCATGTGAGGCTGCGGAAGAGGCTTTCTGGTCCTATGGCTATTCGTCCCGCGAAGAGCGCGCAGCTTTCCTTGAATGCATCGCCGATGAAATCGAGGCGCGTGCTGCCGAGATCACCGAGACAGGTAATCTGGAAACAGGCCTACCGACAGGGCGCCTTGAGGGCGAGCGGGGCCGAACGACCGGCCAGCTACGCATGTTTGCCAATCACATCCGCGATGGTGAATATCTCGACCGCCGTCTCACGGAAGCCTTGCCGGACCGGCAGCCTGCACCGCGCCCTGATTTGCGGCTCATGCAGCGTCCGATCGGGCCGGTGGCCGTGTTTGGGGCATCCAACTTCCCATTGGCCTTTTCTGTTGCCGGTGGCGACACCGCGGCTGCTCTGGCGGCTGGTTGCCCTGTGGTGGTCAAAGGCCATAGCGCCCATCCGGGCACGGGTGAAATCGTGGGTGACGCGATTGTTGCTGCCGTCAAGAAATGCGGCATCCATCCAGGCGTCTTCAGCCTTGTACAGGGCGGTGGTCGCGATGTGGGCACCACTCTTGTGCAGCACCCGCTGATCAAAGCCGTAGGCTTTACCGGTTCCTTCTGGGGCGGCAAGGCGCTTTATGATCTCTGTGTTGCGCGACCAGAACCCATTCCATTCTTTGGCGAGCTTGGCTCGGTCAATCCGATGTTCGTGCTGCCCGAAGCTGTAAAGGCCAAAGGCGAAGAGCTGGGTAAAGGTTGGGCTGGATCCCTTTCCATCGGAGCCGGACAGTTCTGCACCAATCCGGGCCTTGCCATCATTCTGGAAGAACAGGCCGAAGCCTTTGGTCAGGCAACCGTTGCGGGTCTTAAAGAGGTCGGTGAGCAAGTCATGCTGACATCAAGCATGGCTGATACCTACCGCAAGGGTGTTGCTGCTGTTGCTTCTGAAACCAGCGTCCGCGAGTTGCTCACCTCCATGTGCGACATGCGCAATGCAACGCCGAACCTGTTCATGGTTTCCGGCGCGGACTGGCTCTCCAATCAGACGTTGAAGGAAGAGGTTTTCGGCCCAATGGGCATCATCGTCACGGCAAAGGACGAAGAAGAAATGCTCACCATCGCCAAGAGCTTTGAAGGGCAGCTGACCGCAACGATGCTGATGGACGACGCAGACAAGCCGCTTGCCGGCAAGTTGTTGCCTATCCTTGAGCGCAAGGCGGGCCGCATTCTGGCCAACGCCTTCCCAACAGGGGTTGAGGTTTGCGATTCCATGGTGCATGGCGGACCGTTCCCGGCTTCCACCAACTTTGGCGCAACGTCGGTTGGCACCATGTCCATCCGCCGCTTCCTGCGACCGGTCTGCTATCAGGACATTCCGCTTGACGTTCTGCCTCAGGACGCCAAGGATATGTAA
- a CDS encoding Ldh family oxidoreductase, translating to MSQKETVTIEALEARVSQIFEKIGALRDVADCLAHVIVAGERDHCAAHGLYRIEGCLRTIKAGQVKPDVEPALMSSDGAIVKVDAKMGFSNPAFAFGLPLLVEKAREFGLAAMVIQDCTHFSALWHETEAIAAHELAGLAMCPSYATVAPFGGNAPLLGTNPLAFGWPRPKKDPYVFDFATSMAARGEIELYNRAGKPLPQGWGIDKDGKETTDPAAVLEGSMLPFGTHKGSAISTMIELLAGAMIGDLTSPEALEALGTTTLAPHHGELILALDPIKFSAGRTDNPFERAEMMLDAIAGQGARLPSQRRFAARKQTLTEGITLDEKQLALLAKFEEQGLDGVSL from the coding sequence ATGTCACAAAAAGAAACGGTCACCATCGAAGCGCTGGAAGCGCGTGTTTCCCAAATCTTTGAGAAGATTGGCGCGCTTCGGGATGTGGCGGATTGCCTTGCCCATGTCATCGTGGCTGGCGAACGCGACCATTGTGCGGCGCATGGCCTTTACCGTATCGAGGGATGTTTGCGCACCATCAAGGCCGGACAGGTAAAGCCGGATGTTGAGCCAGCTCTGATGTCGAGCGACGGGGCGATCGTCAAGGTGGATGCAAAAATGGGCTTCTCCAATCCGGCTTTCGCTTTTGGGTTGCCGCTGCTGGTGGAAAAGGCCAGAGAATTCGGCCTTGCCGCCATGGTGATACAGGATTGCACACACTTTTCTGCGCTTTGGCATGAAACCGAGGCCATCGCCGCCCACGAGCTTGCTGGTCTTGCCATGTGCCCAAGCTATGCCACGGTCGCGCCATTTGGCGGCAACGCGCCCCTTTTGGGCACCAACCCGCTGGCCTTCGGGTGGCCGCGTCCCAAAAAAGATCCTTATGTTTTTGACTTTGCCACCAGCATGGCGGCGCGTGGGGAAATAGAGCTCTACAATCGGGCTGGCAAACCGCTGCCGCAAGGGTGGGGCATCGACAAGGATGGCAAGGAAACCACCGATCCGGCTGCCGTTCTGGAAGGCTCCATGTTGCCATTCGGCACCCATAAGGGATCGGCCATTTCCACCATGATCGAATTGCTCGCAGGTGCCATGATCGGCGATCTGACCAGCCCCGAAGCATTGGAAGCGCTGGGCACCACAACGCTGGCCCCTCATCATGGCGAACTGATTCTGGCGCTCGACCCGATTAAATTTTCTGCCGGACGCACGGACAACCCGTTTGAGCGTGCCGAGATGATGCTTGATGCCATTGCCGGACAGGGTGCGCGCCTGCCCTCTCAGCGTCGCTTTGCCGCTCGCAAGCAAACGCTAACTGAAGGTATCACGCTGGATGAAAAGCAGCTGGCTCTGCTGGCGAAGTTTGAGGAACAGGGGCTGGACGGGGTTAGTCTCTGA
- a CDS encoding dihydrodipicolinate synthase family protein — MDSTIFTCCMPALMTPCKEDRTPDYDALVKQGKEMIDAGMGAVVYCGSMGDWPLLTDAERMKGVELLVEAGLPVVAGLGAMNSKMAAAHAAHAQKVGAKGLMIIPRQLSRTSVAAAQKAHFEAVLSAAPDLPGVIYNSPYYGFATKADLFFELRKTHPNLVGFKEFGGVAALSYAAENMTSSDSDDALLMVGVDTAVYHGYVNCGAQGAITGIGNILPKEVLLMIALCKDAVKGNTEARRLALELEAALAVLSKFDEMPDLVLSFKYMMVLRGKTEYTLNFNETDVLSESQKGYIAKQLKLFDDWYANWSKQPSLAPYLG; from the coding sequence ATGGACTCCACTATTTTCACATGCTGCATGCCTGCTCTGATGACGCCATGCAAAGAAGACCGCACCCCCGACTATGACGCTCTGGTCAAACAGGGCAAGGAAATGATCGATGCCGGAATGGGCGCTGTTGTCTATTGCGGCTCCATGGGCGACTGGCCTCTGCTGACGGACGCGGAACGCATGAAAGGCGTTGAGCTTCTGGTCGAAGCAGGCCTTCCCGTCGTTGCCGGTCTTGGCGCCATGAATAGCAAGATGGCCGCCGCCCACGCCGCTCATGCGCAGAAAGTCGGCGCCAAGGGCTTGATGATCATCCCGCGTCAGCTTTCCCGCACCTCTGTTGCTGCTGCCCAGAAGGCCCATTTCGAAGCCGTTCTTTCGGCAGCACCTGATCTGCCCGGCGTGATCTATAACAGCCCTTACTATGGCTTTGCCACCAAAGCGGATCTCTTCTTCGAGCTGCGCAAGACCCATCCGAACCTGGTCGGCTTCAAGGAATTTGGTGGCGTAGCTGCGCTTTCCTATGCAGCAGAAAATATGACCAGCAGCGATAGTGACGATGCGCTCTTGATGGTTGGTGTGGATACGGCTGTTTACCATGGCTATGTCAATTGCGGTGCACAAGGGGCCATCACCGGTATCGGTAACATCCTGCCCAAAGAAGTGCTGTTGATGATCGCACTTTGCAAAGATGCCGTGAAAGGCAACACAGAAGCCCGTCGTCTGGCCCTTGAGCTGGAAGCGGCGCTCGCCGTTCTGTCCAAGTTTGATGAGATGCCTGATCTGGTTCTCAGCTTCAAATATATGATGGTTTTGCGCGGCAAGACCGAATATACGCTCAACTTCAATGAAACGGATGTCTTGAGCGAAAGCCAGAAGGGCTATATCGCCAAACAACTCAAGCTGTTTGATGACTGGTATGCAAATTGGAGCAAGCAGCCTTCACTCGCTCCATATCTTGGGTAA
- a CDS encoding Xaa-Pro peptidase family protein, producing MEQILMNDSKKILFENRLSRLRARMADIGTDLVAVGPTSNMAWLAGVSAHGDERPVMVLVTQKDAAFLMPALNQDSVRQHTDLPFYCWADADGATGALNKMLSDFGLAREGISVAVDEAMRADFALLLLDALPDNKRQFLGDTLGYLRCRKDETEYAQLKENAVLTDACVTAAFEHLKVGMTELDVIKFIDDYFASHGATTEFASVCFGGNGAFPHHDSGETKLQEGMPLMIDLGCRKGGYPSDMTRSGYFGAKPEGYEEIAVIVEAAVKAALAAAKPGVKASAIDDAARSTIAKAGYGDKFLHRTGHGLGIDVHEHPYMSASSETILEEGMVFSIEPGIYLAGQFGVRLEDIVIMRKDGPEILSDKPRDLIAAK from the coding sequence ATGGAGCAGATCCTAATGAATGATTCCAAGAAAATTCTGTTTGAGAATCGCCTCTCGCGGCTAAGAGCGCGCATGGCGGATATCGGGACGGATCTGGTCGCTGTGGGGCCGACTTCGAACATGGCTTGGCTGGCAGGTGTCTCTGCGCATGGGGATGAACGGCCGGTGATGGTATTGGTCACCCAGAAGGATGCCGCCTTCCTTATGCCCGCGCTCAATCAGGATAGTGTGCGCCAGCATACGGACCTGCCATTCTACTGCTGGGCCGACGCTGATGGCGCTACCGGCGCATTGAACAAAATGCTGTCCGACTTCGGGCTTGCAAGGGAAGGCATTTCGGTGGCTGTTGATGAAGCGATGCGCGCCGACTTTGCTCTGTTGCTGCTGGATGCGCTGCCGGATAACAAACGTCAGTTCCTTGGTGATACGCTGGGCTATCTGCGTTGTCGCAAGGATGAAACGGAATATGCCCAGCTCAAGGAAAATGCCGTGCTGACCGATGCTTGTGTCACCGCAGCCTTTGAGCATCTGAAGGTTGGTATGACGGAGCTGGATGTCATAAAGTTCATCGATGACTATTTTGCAAGCCACGGCGCAACCACGGAATTTGCCAGCGTCTGTTTTGGCGGCAATGGTGCATTTCCTCATCACGACAGCGGCGAAACAAAGCTTCAAGAGGGTATGCCTTTGATGATCGATCTGGGGTGCCGCAAGGGGGGCTATCCAAGCGACATGACCCGTTCGGGCTATTTCGGGGCCAAGCCGGAAGGCTATGAAGAAATCGCTGTCATCGTGGAGGCGGCGGTCAAGGCAGCTCTTGCTGCAGCCAAGCCGGGCGTGAAAGCCAGCGCCATTGATGACGCCGCCCGCTCGACCATTGCCAAGGCTGGCTATGGTGACAAGTTCCTGCACCGCACCGGCCATGGGTTGGGTATCGACGTGCATGAACATCCCTATATGTCGGCAAGCTCCGAGACTATCCTTGAAGAAGGCATGGTCTTTTCCATCGAACCGGGCATCTATCTGGCAGGCCAGTTCGGCGTGCGTCTGGAAGATATCGTCATCATGCGCAAGGATGGGCCGGAAATCCTGTCCGACAAACCACGTGACCTGATCGCAGCCAAATGA
- a CDS encoding alpha/beta fold hydrolase gives MTYVTFPGVAYRDITLPVPLDWAKPEGESLTLFAREVVDPARKEEDLPLLVFLQGGPGGKGPRPQGGGPAWLKTALKTYRVVLLDQRGTGRSSPVEGRHMQRFASGEEGARFLACFRADSIIRDCEHLRKEAYGGRKWSSLGQSYGGFLTLCYLSMAPEALEACYVTGGLAGIDARAEDVYERTFLRVAEKNRHYYARYEADRDEVARIADILAGEDIRLPDGDRLTVRRLQTLGMAFGMKPGYEMVHWLIDEALDGDGLLTDSFLSSIMVETGYATNPLFCVLQEAIYGQHGKASNWAAQREREKHAAFAESHRPLLFTGEMMFPWMFEEIRALKPFRAATEALHAMPLEEQLYDKARLAANDVPVAATVYFDDMYVDAGLSLETAGRVGNLKAWVTNEYEHDGLRQDPRVLARLMDMVAGNE, from the coding sequence ATGACTTATGTAACATTTCCCGGCGTCGCCTATCGCGATATCACGCTGCCGGTTCCCCTTGATTGGGCCAAACCGGAAGGGGAAAGCCTGACGCTGTTTGCCCGTGAGGTGGTGGACCCTGCGCGCAAGGAGGAAGATCTGCCTCTGCTCGTCTTCCTTCAGGGCGGTCCCGGTGGCAAGGGCCCGCGCCCACAAGGGGGCGGCCCGGCTTGGCTTAAAACCGCACTCAAGACATACCGCGTCGTGCTGCTCGATCAGCGCGGCACGGGGCGGTCTTCACCGGTGGAAGGGCGCCATATGCAGCGCTTTGCCTCTGGCGAAGAAGGTGCCCGTTTTCTTGCCTGCTTCAGGGCAGACAGCATCATTCGCGATTGCGAGCATCTGCGCAAAGAGGCCTATGGTGGCCGAAAATGGTCAAGCCTTGGCCAGAGTTATGGCGGCTTTCTGACCCTTTGCTACCTCTCCATGGCCCCCGAGGCGCTGGAAGCCTGCTATGTAACGGGCGGGTTGGCCGGGATTGATGCCCGCGCAGAAGATGTCTATGAGCGCACCTTCCTGCGGGTGGCTGAAAAGAACCGGCACTATTATGCCCGCTATGAGGCCGACAGGGATGAGGTGGCCCGCATCGCCGATATTCTAGCCGGCGAAGACATTCGCTTGCCCGACGGAGACCGGTTGACAGTGCGCCGGTTGCAAACCCTCGGCATGGCCTTCGGCATGAAGCCGGGTTATGAGATGGTGCATTGGTTGATCGATGAAGCGCTCGATGGGGATGGCTTACTGACCGACAGCTTTCTTTCTTCCATCATGGTGGAAACAGGTTATGCCACCAATCCGCTTTTCTGCGTGCTGCAAGAGGCCATCTATGGCCAGCATGGTAAAGCCTCCAACTGGGCGGCGCAAAGGGAGCGGGAAAAGCATGCCGCTTTCGCCGAGAGCCATCGGCCATTGCTCTTTACTGGCGAGATGATGTTCCCGTGGATGTTTGAAGAGATTAGGGCGCTCAAGCCTTTCCGGGCGGCGACAGAGGCTCTGCATGCCATGCCGCTGGAGGAACAGCTCTATGACAAGGCGCGTCTGGCCGCCAACGACGTCCCTGTTGCGGCTACCGTCTATTTTGATGACATGTATGTGGATGCTGGCCTGTCACTGGAAACAGCTGGTCGGGTTGGCAATCTCAAGGCATGGGTGACCAACGAATATGAGCATGACGGACTGCGGCAGGACCCGCGTGTTCTGGCGCGGCTGATGGATATGGTCGCAGGCAACGAATAG
- a CDS encoding 4-hydroxyproline epimerase encodes MKNHTFQCIDGHTCGNPVRLVAGGAPQLEGSTMIEKRAHFLAEFDWIRTGLMFEPRGHDMMSGSILYPPTREDCDIAVLFIETSGCLPMCGHGTIGTVTMAIENGLVTPKEPGKLRLDTPAGLVTVEYRQEGRYVEEVRLTNVPAFLYAEDMTAEIDGLGDVHVDVAYGGNFYAIVEPQDCYKDMADFSAGELVGFSPKLRAALNEKYDFVHPENPAINGLSHILWTGKPLAPEATARNAVFYGEKAIDRSPCGTGTSARMAHWVAKGRLDIGDAFIHESIIGSLFKGRVEAAAKVGDLDAIIPSIGGWARQTGFNTIFIDDRDPYAHGFTVL; translated from the coding sequence ATGAAAAACCATACATTTCAATGCATTGACGGCCATACATGTGGCAATCCGGTGCGACTAGTTGCGGGCGGCGCCCCGCAGCTGGAAGGCAGCACCATGATAGAGAAAAGGGCACATTTTCTGGCTGAATTCGACTGGATTCGCACAGGGCTGATGTTTGAGCCGCGCGGACATGACATGATGTCCGGATCGATTCTCTATCCGCCGACGCGGGAAGATTGCGATATTGCTGTCCTGTTCATCGAAACCTCGGGCTGTCTGCCCATGTGCGGCCACGGCACCATCGGCACTGTGACCATGGCCATCGAGAACGGTCTGGTGACCCCAAAGGAACCGGGCAAGCTGCGGCTGGATACGCCCGCCGGTCTGGTCACCGTGGAGTATCGGCAGGAAGGCCGCTATGTGGAAGAGGTCCGGCTGACCAACGTGCCCGCCTTCCTCTATGCTGAAGACATGACTGCCGAGATTGACGGGCTGGGAGACGTGCATGTGGATGTGGCCTATGGCGGCAATTTCTACGCCATTGTGGAGCCTCAGGATTGCTACAAGGATATGGCCGACTTCTCAGCCGGTGAGCTGGTAGGCTTTTCACCCAAGCTGCGTGCGGCGCTCAATGAAAAATACGATTTTGTGCATCCGGAGAATCCGGCCATCAACGGCCTAAGCCATATTCTCTGGACCGGCAAACCTCTGGCGCCGGAAGCGACGGCCCGCAATGCAGTCTTTTATGGCGAGAAGGCCATCGATCGCTCCCCTTGCGGCACGGGCACCTCGGCCCGCATGGCCCATTGGGTTGCTAAAGGGCGGCTGGATATCGGCGATGCCTTCATTCACGAGAGCATCATCGGCAGCCTGTTCAAGGGACGGGTGGAAGCCGCCGCCAAGGTGGGTGATTTGGATGCCATCATTCCATCCATCGGCGGCTGGGCACGCCAGACCGGGTTCAACACCATCTTCATTGATGATCGCGACCCTTATGCCCACGGTTTTACGGTGCTTTAA
- a CDS encoding GntR family transcriptional regulator translates to MTETKEKKTTKGPYKRGAGVGHVYQTLHREIIELKIAPGSPIDELQLAARFSMSRTPIREALVRLAAEGLITTLPNRATIVSNIDFLNLSQFFDALTLMYRVTTRQAAANYEEGDLADINHWKDLYAKAVETRDVFEMIATNREFHLAIAKAGRNRYYVELFTRLLDEGRRILRLYYQSYNDDIPHLYVDEHEKMIKAIMNRDLALADKLAAEHADQIVRQIQSYIAADTRVNGSLAL, encoded by the coding sequence ATGACCGAAACAAAAGAGAAAAAAACGACCAAGGGACCCTATAAGAGAGGCGCAGGCGTTGGCCATGTCTATCAGACCCTGCATCGTGAAATCATAGAATTGAAGATCGCGCCCGGCAGCCCGATTGATGAGCTGCAACTGGCAGCGCGTTTTTCCATGTCGCGCACACCTATCCGCGAAGCGCTGGTTCGTTTGGCAGCGGAAGGCCTGATCACGACGCTGCCTAACAGGGCAACCATCGTTTCCAACATTGATTTTCTCAATCTCTCGCAGTTCTTCGATGCACTGACTCTGATGTATCGCGTTACGACGCGACAGGCAGCTGCTAATTATGAAGAAGGAGATCTGGCCGATATCAATCATTGGAAGGATCTCTACGCCAAAGCGGTGGAAACGCGCGATGTCTTCGAGATGATCGCCACCAATCGCGAATTCCATCTGGCCATCGCAAAAGCGGGGCGCAACCGCTATTATGTCGAGCTGTTCACCCGTCTTCTTGATGAGGGGCGTCGTATCCTGCGGCTCTATTACCAGTCCTACAATGATGATATCCCGCATCTTTATGTCGATGAGCATGAGAAGATGATCAAGGCCATCATGAATCGCGATCTGGCGCTGGCAGACAAGCTGGCGGCGGAACATGCCGACCAGATCGTGCGCCAGATTCAGTCTTATATCGCAGCTGATACGCGGGTGAATGGCTCCCTCGCGCTTTAG
- a CDS encoding GTP-binding protein: MFRRRKIDKRLPVTVLSGFLGAGKTTLLNHVLNNRDGRRVAVIVNDMSEVNIDADLVREETTLNQSEEKLVEMSNGCICCTLRDDLLVKVRQLAEEGRFDYLLVESTGVSEPLPVATTFEFRDEEGRSLNDVARLDTMATVIDAVHLLKDFGSKDFLADRDALKADLSDHDERTLADLLVDQIEFADIIILNKVSDASGEQLGAARSIIHGLNPGARLIETDFGAVEPDAIFNTGLFDFQRAHEHPQWYKELYGFADHVPEDSEFGITSFVWTARRPLLPEKFHEFTQTPLPGVIRAKGHFWLATRHRIVGEYSLAGNMARTSPLGYWWASVPQDRWPKDRAMRKQLKAVLDPQYGDRRQQIVFIGMLGEMNKDRICSMLDRALAAPIGEGPFDPSLYEHLPDPFPAWEYAQSE; the protein is encoded by the coding sequence ATGTTCAGACGACGTAAAATCGACAAGCGGCTGCCTGTTACCGTGCTTTCAGGATTTCTTGGCGCCGGAAAAACAACCCTCCTCAACCATGTGCTCAACAATCGGGATGGCCGGCGGGTTGCCGTCATCGTCAACGATATGAGCGAAGTGAATATTGACGCCGATCTGGTACGCGAAGAAACCACGCTCAACCAATCAGAAGAAAAACTGGTGGAAATGAGCAATGGTTGCATTTGCTGCACCTTGCGCGATGACCTTCTGGTCAAGGTGCGGCAATTGGCTGAAGAAGGGCGCTTTGACTATTTGCTGGTGGAAAGCACTGGCGTATCCGAGCCGCTACCTGTGGCGACAACCTTTGAATTTCGCGATGAAGAGGGGCGCAGCCTCAATGATGTTGCCCGTCTGGATACGATGGCAACTGTGATCGACGCGGTTCATCTGCTCAAGGATTTCGGCTCGAAGGATTTCCTGGCTGACAGGGATGCACTCAAGGCGGATCTTTCCGATCATGATGAGCGAACACTGGCTGACTTGCTCGTGGATCAGATCGAATTTGCCGATATCATCATTCTCAACAAGGTGTCAGACGCCAGCGGCGAACAATTGGGCGCGGCCCGCTCCATCATTCATGGCCTCAACCCCGGAGCCCGGTTAATCGAAACGGACTTCGGAGCAGTCGAGCCGGATGCCATTTTCAACACGGGTCTGTTTGATTTCCAGCGCGCCCATGAGCATCCTCAATGGTACAAGGAGCTTTATGGCTTTGCTGACCACGTGCCAGAGGATTCCGAATTCGGCATCACCAGCTTTGTCTGGACTGCCCGTCGCCCCTTGCTCCCGGAGAAATTTCACGAATTCACCCAGACGCCACTACCGGGTGTTATCCGTGCCAAGGGACATTTCTGGCTGGCCACACGCCACCGCATTGTCGGTGAATATAGCCTTGCGGGCAATATGGCCCGAACAAGTCCGCTGGGCTATTGGTGGGCGTCCGTGCCTCAGGATCGCTGGCCAAAAGACCGTGCGATGCGCAAACAGCTAAAGGCGGTGCTTGACCCGCAATATGGCGACCGGCGCCAGCAGATCGTCTTTATCGGTATGCTGGGTGAAATGAACAAGGATCGCATCTGCTCGATGCTGGATAGGGCTCTGGCGGCTCCTATTGGCGAAGGGCCCTTCGACCCTTCCCTCTATGAGCATCTGCCAGATCCCTTCCCTGCCTGGGAATATGCGCAAAGCGAATAG
- a CDS encoding DoxX family protein — translation MIDNQSAPYAAFLLRVISGALLLAHGLMKIFIFTIPGTVGFFESLGFPGLFAYLTIFAEVVGGAALILGVATRAVAILTLPPIIGALFVHSGNGWVFSSEGGGWEFPLFWAITNLSIALLGSGAFALRLPVVNQKLAWAQ, via the coding sequence ATGATCGACAATCAATCCGCTCCTTATGCAGCCTTTCTTCTCCGCGTCATCTCTGGCGCCCTGCTTCTGGCCCATGGCCTGATGAAGATCTTCATCTTTACCATTCCGGGCACGGTTGGCTTTTTTGAAAGCCTCGGCTTCCCTGGCCTCTTTGCCTATCTGACCATTTTCGCTGAAGTGGTTGGCGGCGCTGCCCTGATCCTCGGTGTCGCCACCCGTGCGGTTGCCATCCTGACCCTGCCACCGATCATCGGTGCCCTGTTTGTACATTCGGGCAATGGCTGGGTCTTCTCCAGCGAAGGTGGCGGTTGGGAATTCCCGCTGTTCTGGGCCATCACCAACCTTTCCATCGCCCTTCTGGGCAGCGGTGCCTTCGCTCTGCGTCTGCCAGTTGTCAACCAGAAGCTGGCCTGGGCTCAGTAA
- a CDS encoding ester cyclase — translation MKKLLTLSTAALALIGTIATTALAADNAKPVTEALKELALHQADEARIAKNLETFDILDFEVFSGQKWDRLHESHADDIVVHWPDGRSVTGIGQHIEDLKAFFVFAPDTKIDKHPVRIGQGEWTGVVGEIAGTFTEPMPIGGGKFIEPTGKAYKLTMATIGHWTKDGVMDEEYLFWDNDAFYKQIGLR, via the coding sequence ATGAAGAAGCTCTTGACCCTTTCGACCGCAGCCTTGGCTCTTATCGGAACAATCGCAACGACAGCTTTGGCGGCGGATAATGCGAAACCGGTAACCGAAGCGCTCAAGGAACTGGCACTGCATCAGGCCGATGAAGCCCGCATCGCCAAAAATCTAGAAACCTTTGATATCCTCGATTTCGAAGTTTTCTCTGGTCAGAAATGGGATCGCCTGCATGAAAGCCACGCTGATGACATTGTAGTCCATTGGCCGGACGGACGCAGCGTAACAGGCATCGGCCAGCATATCGAAGACCTCAAGGCCTTCTTCGTGTTCGCTCCTGACACCAAGATCGACAAGCATCCGGTTCGCATCGGACAGGGCGAGTGGACAGGTGTTGTTGGCGAAATCGCTGGCACCTTTACCGAACCAATGCCGATTGGCGGGGGCAAATTCATCGAGCCAACCGGCAAAGCCTACAAGTTGACCATGGCAACCATCGGCCATTGGACAAAAGACGGCGTCATGGATGAGGAATATCTCTTCTGGGACAACGACGCTTTCTACAAGCAGATCGGTCTGCGTTAA